A window of the Leishmania infantum JPCM5 genome chromosome 18 genome harbors these coding sequences:
- the LPG5B gene encoding UDP-galactose transporter, whose amino-acid sequence MALIVHMFSMAMVSLIVLVVQNSLLVVMTRLSRKRVDAAHNYHTSTLVMNQEIAKMIMCLVLYGLDDVYRQYRHDAASSNRATNAVHKMVGLEIDVLLLRDDSANDVERNACQTGGKEVPPLADEEPLEVHIPYSSASPPQTMAVGHASGEGGRHVADELGSDHDAPGVPQVTSTYCSSKTLGITALFARQLRQSPCLTTSTRPSSAPANANTRAAGHGEWSCSVDVPETMRKYGFVFTYRRMKALFSLYCSMLSASVYKRDTLKLFVPAFLFNIQNFLIFIGLSNLDAVTFQVWSQTKLLSTAVFSVWLLGRKLSPMQWLSLVALTAGVLGAQLGAPRAGTEMLPTAAPHLLHGTTTVPGLDRAGELRAGDDHDEPQGNALIGIAACVLSGLSSSYASVYFEKVVKTTSPTLSIRNIQLSLFGIPIAFVSMLILDVFPNWYASVQCGQRVHWNIFSAPAAGTRVLGATQAFCPARPFFFWQRYDHILTWALVFIHAFGGLLVAMVVKYADNILKGFATGVAVIVSGMMSSAIDGYEPSLAFVLGAVLVIGSSIAFHKFEPKR is encoded by the coding sequence ATGGCGCTCATCGTCCATATGTTCTCGATGGCGATGGTCAGCCTCATCGTGCTCGTGGTGCAAAACAGCCTGCTCGTTGTTATGACCCGCTTATCACGCAAGAGGGTTGATGCGGCGCACAACTACCACACCTCCACCTTAGTCATGAACCAGGAGATTGCCAAGATGATCATGTGTCTCGTTCTCTACGGGCTGGATGACGTGTATAGGCAGTACCGGCACGATGCCGCCTCGAGCAACCGCGCCACCAACGCCGTGCATAAGATGGTAGGGCTAGAGATCGATGTGCTGCTACTCAGGGACGACAGCGCCAACGACGTGGAGCGCAATGCGTGCCAGACAGGGGGTAAGGAGGTCCCGCCGCTTGCGGATGAAGAGCCATTGGAGGTGCACATCCCTTACTCCtcagcatcgcctccgcAAACTATGGCGGTCGGCCACGCCTCTGGGgaaggcggccgccacgTGGCGGACGAGCTCGGCTCGGACCACGACGCACCGGGTGTACCACAGGTGACGAGCACATACTGCAGTAGCAAAACTCTCGGCATCACAGCGCTGTTTGCCAGGCAGCTGCGACAATCACCTTGTTTGACGACCTCGACTCGAccgagcagcgcgccggcTAACGCGAACACGCGAGCTGCTGGGCATGGTGAatggagctgcagcgtcgatGTCCCCGAGACGATGCGCAAGTACGGTTTCGTCTTTACGTACAGACGGATGAAggccctcttctccctctacTGCTCCATGCTGTCCGCTTCCGTATACAAGCGCGACACGCTGAAGCTGTTTGTGCCAGCCTTCCTGTTTAATATCCAGAACTTCCTGATCTTCATAGGGCTGTCGAACCTCGACGCCGTCACCTTCCAAGTCTGGTCGCAGACAAAACTGCTCTCCACTGCCGTCTTCTCCGTCTGGCTGTTGGGCCGCAAACTTTCACCGATGCAGTGGCTGTCGCTTGTCGCGCTCACTGCTGGAGTGCTTGGCGCGCAGCTCGGGGCACCGAGGGCTGGCACAGAAATGCTCCCTACAGCTGCCCCACACTTGCTGCACGGCACGACTACGGTCCCTGGCCTCGACAGGGCTGGTGagctgcgcgctggcgacgacCACGACGAGCCTCAGGGGAACGCGCTGATCGGGATTGCAGCGTGTGTGCTGTCTGGCCTGTCGTCCAGCTACGCCAGCGTGTACTTTGAGAAAGTTGTCAAGACGACGAGCCCTACCTTGTCGATTCGCAACATCCAGCTCTCGCTCTTCGGCATCCCGATCGCGTTTGTTTCCATGTTGATCCTCGACGTCTTCCCGAACTGGTACGCAAGTGTGCAGTGCGGACAGCGCGTGCACTGGAACATCTTCTCCGCACCGGCCGCGGGTACGAGGGTGCTCGGCGCAACGCAGGCATTCTGCCCCGCGCGaccgtttttcttttggcaGCGCTACGATCATATTCTAACGTGGGCTCTGGTTTTCATTCACGCGTTCGGCGGTCTGCTGGTCGCCATGGTGGTGAAGTACGCTGACAACATTTTGAAGGGGTTTGccaccggcgtcgccgtgATCGTTAGCGGGATGATGTCTTCTGCCATTGACGGGTACGAGCCCAGCTTGGCCTTTGTGCTCGGCGCAGTGCTCGTGATTGGCTCGAGTATCGCCTTTCACAAGTTCGAGCCGAAGCGATAA
- a CDS encoding putative phosphatidic acid phosphatase yields MASCTVVALWRFIIFFRLHDYVLCLICGLVALGMSKVHPHCRPFSWTDPSINFPYAGAGTFPSWTLPIISILPVVVYILGEAARHLWLGRRRGAIMAREPCNQQKWLTMQGQRDGGGGAAQNAGEGQSCCDSASPLTFPSQSVQSALPADRQGEIEVLVNSAPLSANVETREAQVGSSTVTAALSNCQPGSLRTPLANTHDERTGNRESTSVADASPSRATASAPRKQKAHTYALAHPWQRFLFHAHIWFLTQAFSVAFALVVNAIKVYAGRLRPDFLSRLRNEGYSPQSTGIDLCTVPKDGRVSFPSGHSSISFSAIVPFCFYVLHSLQAFRRSGVSLWRIFMGLLPLTLPIVVAVSRTRDNRHYFDDILAGSAIGIVSAVIAVSAIMVADARTGHLVPRILYRPCSSARMHTRG; encoded by the coding sequence ATGGCCTCGTGCACCGTTGTCGCGTTGTGGCGTTTTATCATCTTCTTTCGACTGCATGACTATGTCCTGTGCCTGATCTGCGGCCTCGTTGCGCTTGGCATGAGCAAGGTGCACCCTCACTGCCGGCCGTTTTCGTGGACTGATCCAAGTATCAACTTTCCGTACGCTGGTGCCGGTACGTTCCCATCATGGACGCTGCCCATCATCTCCATCTTGCCAGTCGTCGTCTACATCCTGggtgaggcggcgcgccatTTGTGGCtgggccgccggcgcggcgccatcaTGGCCCGCGAACCGTGCAATCAGCAAAAATGGCTTACGATGCAAGGTCAgcgtgatggtggtggtggcgcagcgcaaaATGCTGGTGAggggcagagctgctgcgactcCGCGTCACCCCTGACATTCCCTTCACAGTCGGTGCAGTCTGCACTGCCTGCGGACAGACAAGGAGAAATCGAGGTTCTGGTGAACAGTGCGCCGTTGTCCGCTAATGTGGAGACGCGGGAGGCGCAGGTCGGCTCGTCGACGGTGACCGCTGCACTTTCGAATTGCCAACCGGGGTCATTGAGAACTCCTCTCGCCAACACCCACGATGAGCGCACCGGCAACCGTGAATCCACCTCAGTAGCTGacgcttcgccttctcgtGCAACAGCCAGTGCGCCCCGCAAGCAGAAGGCGCACACTTACGCTCTTGCACATCCGTGGCAGCGTTTTCTCTTCCACGCACACATTTGGTTTCTGACACAGGCTTTCTCAGTGGCCTTTGCCTTGGTGGTGAATGCGATAAAAGTCTACGCCGGTCGACTGCGGCCCGACTTCCTTTCCCGCCTCCGCAATGAGGGCTACAGTCCCCAGAGCACCGGCATCGACTTGTGCACGGTGCCCAAAGACGGGCGTGTCTCTTTTCCATCCGGGcacagcagcatcagctTTTCCGCTATCGTTCCGTTTTGCTTTTACGTGCTGCACTCGCTGCAGGCGTTCCGCCGCAGTGGCGTCTCGCTTTGGCGCATCTTCATGGGTCTTCTTCCGCTTACGCTCCCTATCGTCGTGGCGGTCTCACGAACTCGTGATAACCGTCACTACTTCGACGACATtctcgccggcagcgcgaTCGGCATCGTCAGCGCCGTGATAGCTGTGAGTGCTATAATGGTCGCGGATGCCCGCACGGGACACCTGGTGCCTCGGATTTTGTACCGTCCGTGCTCCAGCGCACGTATGCACACTCGTGGGTAG
- a CDS encoding putative serine carboxypeptidase (CBP1) translates to MASSLSTTALLVALFVTMVPWACVRTVYASTPHHGYASCDPSVVQSSGYINIPGVNQTLKHYFYWLFGPRKWPNDFREPPVIMWMTGGPGCSSSMALLTELGPCMMNETSGELYHNTYGWNDEAYLLFVDQPTGVGYSYGDKSNYAHNQSEVAEDMYKFLQLFARRFTSPSITGANDFYIIGESYGGHYVPAVSHRILMGNERSDGLHINLKGIAIGNGLTDPYTQLPFHAQTAYYWCKEKLGAPCITEKAYEEMLSLLPACLEKTKKCNEGPDDSDVSCSVATALWAEYVDHYYATGRNSYDIRKQCIGDLCYPMQNTIDFYHKPTVRASLGASAKAQWSTCNGEVSALFERDYMRNFNFTFPHMLDMGIRVLIYAGDMDFICNWLGNEAWVKALQWFGTDGFNTAPNVEFAVSGRWAGQERSYGGLSFVRIYDAGHMVPMDQPEVALFMVHRFLHDRRLA, encoded by the coding sequence ATggcgtcttctctctcgacCACAGCGCTGCTAGTGGCGCTCTTCGTTACGATGGTGCcatgggcgtgcgtgcgcaccgtgTACGCGAGCACGCCACACCACGGGTACGCGAGCTGCGACCCATCGGTGGTGCAGTCGAGCGGCTATATCAACATTCCCGGCGTCAACCAGACACTGAAGCACTACTTCTACTGGCTGTTCGGCCCGCGTAAGTGGCCAAATGATTTCCGCGAGCCGCCGGTGATTATGTGGATGACGGGCGGCCCGGGGTGCAGCTCCAGCATGGCCCTGCTCACGGAGCTCGGCCCCTGTATGATGAACGAGACGTCTGGTGAGCTCTACCACAATACTTACGGGTGGAATGACGAGGCGTACCTGCTGTTCGTGGACCAGCCGACCGGTGTGGGCTACTCGTACGGCGATAAGTCCAACTATGCGCACAATCAGAGCGAGGTTGCGGAGGACATGTACAAATTCCTGCAGCTGTTTGCGCGGCGCTTTACGTCGCCGTCGATCACGGGCGCGAACGACTTCTACATCATTGGTGAGAGCTATGGCGGGCACTATGTTCCTGCCGTGAGCCACCGTATCCTCATGGGCAACGAGCGCAGTGACGGCCTGCACATCAATCTTAAGGGCATCGCCATCGGCAACGGCCTCACGGACCCGTACACGCAGCTCCCCTTCCACGCCCAAACCGCTTACTACTGGTGCAAGGAGAAGCTGGGTGCTCCCTGCATTACCGAGAAGGCGTACGAGGAGAtgctctcgctgctgccagctTGCTTggagaagacgaagaagTGCAACGAGGGGCCCGACGACTCGGACGTGTCGTGCAGCGTGGCCACCGCGCTCTGGGCCGAGTACGTGGATCATTACTATGCAACCGGCCGCAACAGCTATGATATCCGCAAGCAGTGCATCGGCGACTTGTGCTACCCGATGCAGAATACGATCGACTTTTACCATAAGCCAACCGTCCGAGCATCGCTGGGTGCCAGCGCTAAGGCGCAGTGGTCCACGTGTAACGGTGAGGTCAGCGCGCTCTTCGAGAGGGACTACATGCGCAACTTTAACTTTACCTTCCCACACATGTTGGATATGGGCATTCGTGTGTTGATCTACGCCGGTGATATGGACTTCATATGTAACTGGCTGGGCAACGAGGCGTGGGTCAAGGCACTGCAGTGGTTTGGTACGGACGGCTTCAATACTGCGCCAAATGTGGAGTTCGCTGTCAGCGGTCGTTGGGCTGGTCAGGAGCGCAGTTACGGAGGCCTCAGTTTTGTGCGCATCTACGATGCTGGTCACATGGTACCGATGGATCAGCCAGAGGTCGCGTTGTTCATGGTGCACCGCTTCCTGCACGACCGGCGTTTGGCATAA
- a CDS encoding putative tubulin-specific chaperone → MSIVKVMITHSASQRVVPEKAYGLAQTVQSIREDMYSRFGIPAEQIRLELYDTRDCKVEGNMKDEKLLGFYGCETGYRIHVVDLRPAAQVDNYDDVSKVEKYEMTDEEWLKRPDNLRAYKERMLALQREEMAKGGIEVPSGPDDDSYKAEADKIKVGDRCCCQPGERLGTVRYVGRVAALKPGYWIGVEFDEPVGKSNGTVKGETLFECMPLYGGVLRPNQVEVGDFPPQEY, encoded by the coding sequence ATGTCTATTGTAAAGGTAATGATCACCCACTCGGCGAGCCAGCGAGTGGTGCCGGAGAAGGCGTACGGGCTTGCGCAGACGGTGCAGAGCATTAGGGAAGATATGTACTCGCGTTTTGGCATCCCGGCGGAACAGATTCGGCTAGAGCTGTACGACACGCGCGACTGCAAGGTGGAGGGCAACATGAAGGATGAAAAGCTGCTGGGCTTTTACGGGTGCGAGACAGGTTATCGCATTCACGTCGTCGATCTTCGACCTGCTGCGCAGGTGGATAACTACGATGACGTGTCGAAGGTAGAGAAGTACGAGATGACGGACGAGGAGTGGCTTAAGCGGCCCGACAATCTCCGCGCCTACAAGGAGCGTATGCTGGCCCTGCAGCGGGAGGAGATGGCGAAGGGTGGCATCGAAGTGCCGTCCGGGCCGGACGATGACAGTTacaaggcggaggcggacaAGATAAAGGTGGGTGACCGTTGCTGTTGCCAACCCGGCGAGCGTCTCGGCACGGTGCGGTACGTCGGACGTGTGGCAGCGCTGAAGCCAGGGTATTGGATCGGCGTCGAGTTTGACGAGCCAGTCGGCAAATCCAACGGCACGGTGAAGGGGGAAACGCTGTTTGAATGCATGCCCCTGTACGGCGGTGTGCTGCGCCCAAATCAGGTAGAAGTGGGTGACTTTCCTCCTCAAGAGTACTGA
- a CDS encoding putative uracil-DNA-glycosylase — protein MQKTLFDFVRKGTSSGPAAANVSVAADRERQRQRQWLSVSNGEDTTPRTDSPPKKHAKTRREGGCSRGNSREREGESLKGASRDDAIDLDASVSVALLESTFPPSEDCGAIDKAKHVSSGTAVPAGASAAAAAGASSGTARSEAPQLQPAATSSRWLAGLITNLEWRDFLAPITADSWRSGAFARIERFLDGEKEKGRVILPPATDIFNAFNSCPFRGLKVVLLGQDPYHDLHQAHGLCFSVLPEVALPPSLRNIYKELTTDIAGFQAPRHGYLQSWSEQGMLMLNATLTVEAHKANSHSKTSGWTAFTDAVIQHLSQHHPNRLVFLLWGGYAQQKKKLIDASRHIVLESVHPSPLSASRGWFGCHCFSACNAALQSMGHLPMHWQLPLNASLP, from the coding sequence ATGCAGAAAACGCTCTTCGATTTTGTGCGGAAGggcacgagcagcggccCGGCTGCCGCCAACGTGTCTGTCGCCGCGGacagagagcggcagcggcagcggcagtggctcTCGGTATCGAACGGGGAGGACACCACGCCTCGGACGGACTCACCGCCTAAGAAACACGCCAAGACTCGGCGCGAGGGCGGTTGCAGCCGTGGTAACTCGAGGGAGCGCGAAGGGGAGAGTCTGAAGGGCGCCTCTAGAGATGACGCGATTGACCTCGATGCGAGTGTGTCGGTCGCACTGCTGGAGTCGACATTCCCACCTAGCGAAGACTGCGGTGCCATTGACAAGGCGAAGCACGTCTCCAGCGGCACTGCTGTGCCTGCCggtgcttctgctgctgcggctgccggtgCCTCCTCCGGCACGGCACGCTccgaggcgccgcagctgcagcccgctgccaccagcagccgctggcTTGCCGGCCTAATCACGAACCTCGAGTGGAGAGACTTCCTGGCTCCCATTACGGCTGATTCGTGGCGAAGTGGCGCCTTTGCCCGCATCGAGCGCTTTCTCGATggcgaaaaggaaaagggcaGGGTCATACTGCCCCCCGCCACGGACATCTTCAACGCGTTCAACAGTTGCCCATTTCGCGGCTTGAAGGTGGTCCTGCTCGGTCAGGATCCGTACCACGATCTCCACCAAGCGCATGGGCTCTGCTTCTCCGTCTTGCCCGAAGTGGCGCTTCCGCCGAGCCTGCGTAACATATACAAAGAGCTCACGACGGACATCGCAGGCTTCCAGGCACCAAGGCACGGCTACCTGCAGAGCTGGTCGGAGCAGGGGATGTTGATGCTGAACGCGACTTTGACCGTCGAGGCGCACAAGGCCAACTCGCACAGCAAAACCAGTGGCTGGACCGCCTTCACGGATGCCGTGATCCAGCACCTTTCCCAGCACCATCCCAACCGGCTCGTGTTTCTGCTCTGGGGCGGCTACGCGCAGCAGAAGAAGAAGCTCATAGACGCAAGCCGGCACATTGTCCTGGAGAGCGTGCACCCATCACCGTTGAGCGCGAGCCGCGGCTGGTTTGGGTGCCACTGCTTCTCTGCGTgcaacgcggcgctgcagagcatGGGCCACCTTCCCATGCATTGGCAGCTGCCATTGAACGCTTCGCTACCCTGA